catccatttctttttattttggggttGACTCAGAATCTTTTCTAGAGAACCTATATGAAACTCATACTCCAGAAACATGTTGTAAAACAGTTTGGGCTTTTGTCTTTCTAAATGTGTCGAGGGATGTTCAGTTTTTAGGTCTAGTGGactgtaaaggaaaaaaaggtcaGAACTCCTTTGTTTTAGGTTCATGTGTGTGGGCTCTGTCAGGCTGATTAAAGGATCCTCTCCTCTGGGTGTTAAACTAAAGAAAAGACAATTGAACAAAAAATAACTGTTCAACAGATGTAGCACAtctttattatgttttcaaaATCTGCAATGTAAAAACACTCCCTTCTTTATGTATATACATGACATCTGATGGGGTTTCCCTGGTTGGTGTGTTCCAGTTATACCTCCCAACACACTCACATCCATCATGACACTGCGTAGCCTCCAGGGCTACTTGGAAATGATGTTGGTCATCACACTGGTCTCTCCGTGCTGGTTCTTGGCTTTACAGATGTAGTTCCCAAAGTCGATGGTCTCCAGGTCCTCTACAGTCAGGACGCTCTGGGAAACCCTGGTCGTGTGGCTCATCCCTCTGTGGACCAGCCTCCAGGACGTGTGGATGTGAACTGGGCGGTTGTCCTACACAATGAAACAAAGATTCACTAccattgtgttgtttgttggtGACAATCAGGGCAATGTAAGatttattggcttattttgaCAATGTAAGTGCATGATTCCCTccgatattattgcagatctgctagacactagctagctaacccAGTCATTTTAGGTATACTGACAACACTCACACATATGAGTAGGGTGGCCACCCTagtggccagacgtccggctttaggccggacagtctGGCTTCCCAATGCTCTGTCCggcagcatcaagccggacgcgtatttgtcaagaaggaggacaaatacgcgtccggcttgatgctgccccggacgccggacagggcattgaaaggccggactgtccggcctaaagccggacgtctggccaccctacaTATGAGAAAGGCTAAGCGTACAAACAGAGACAGTTGCACATGTGTTGGTGAATGTCAAATGCAgcacatgtgttgtcaagttggtgatttgtgtttttatatttgcattgttccTGAAGCTGCAGAAAGTTTCTCTAATGGAAGTGTTCCGGGCCGATGTAGCGTGTTTGCAGCTGTCGACCACCGTACAAAACACTCCAATTACTGTGGTTCACCATATTCTCTGAGTCAATTTCTCTGATGGGAAATTGTAATGAAGTGAattaacataaacacagattCCTACACTGGCTTGTTGAACTGTTCCTGAATCAGGTGAATGTAATGTTTCATGTTAAGTCCTTTTTACCTGACCAGGATAAGACCAGGTGAAGCTCACGTCCATCTCCGGCTCACCCAGCACCGTGCAGGTCACGTTGACGTTGTCTCCCCCTGTCACAGATTCCGGAGAGACTTCAAGGCTGACGAATGGTGCCCCGCTAGGaactgtaacaaaaaaaaaacattttgaagaaatgcaTAAACATTCCTAAAAGGAAAGCTTAGCATTTGAACACTTTAACCTCCATCCAGGGCCAGTGATTTGTGGGGCGGGGCTGGTCTCTGTGACGGCCTTGTTAGACCAAAACTCCACATTATATTTCCATTACATAAATTCACCTCTAATCCTCCTCCTATTCATCTGACTGTGTTTCCATTTAAGTTGGCATGCGCCCACATAAAACAAGTTTAGTGATGTGGAGTGGGGGGGCTTGGACAACTGTGAAATACGACCTCTTCCTGGAGGCTGATGAAGCAAAGTCAACAGCACGTGATTCATGACTTTGTGAAAAGCCCCTCAGCATGCTTCTCTGTGCTTTAATCAATAAAATGGCAGGTAACGTGATTATTTTCACTATTAATCATGGTTTCTTATCATGCAGCATGTCTGTGTCCTTGTATTAATGACCTTACCCTCCACGTAGAGCAGCTGGTACTTGGTGGAGATCTGGGGGTTGCCCTTTGTCACGGCCTTGCAGTAGAAGACCCCCTGGTGCTCCGGGCTGGGGTTCTGCAGGACGAAGCCCTTGCTGGGGTCGTAGGTCATCTGCGTCCCGTTGGCCGTGATCTCCTCTGGAGGGACTTCCCTGTGCAGGGACACCCTGGCCTGCGGGTCGGTCACGCGGCACGGCACCACAGCGGACCGGTCCGGACGCAGGTACACGATCTCAAAGTGGATTGCCGACGGGACGAAGAGGTTATCTTTGTCTGTTTGGAGGGCCAGGTGTGTGgggtcaaataaaatgtgtgtgcaaaatGTTTCCATCATCACACTGGTGCAAAAATACTAGCCAGTTCATCCAAATCATGAAGGTGATTAATGTGTGCGATTGACAGCTGTAGATTTAGGGACAGTTCGGATTTTCTGGTTGTTTTAGGTACTTGGGTCAGTGTGTTACCTAAAGtagcagtaaaacattttagttgtatgttgtatttaaaatatttttctctgctttaccttcagaatcagaatcagtatGTTTACACATAGGaagaatttgctttggtataacTTGCCATCAGATTGATCTTTTCCTGGGGGAAGATATTAACTAAGCTACACAGCTTTAGTGAAAAGgacagtcatttaaaatcataaaaaacacGTTTTAATTTAACGTAATTTTCACTCACCGCGTTTATTTTATGAAGGTATACAACCAAAGCAAATCTCGAATCTGACATGAAaatcaaaataaaccaaattctgattctgatttattcATATTAAACGGAATTGTTAACCCTCAATTAAAGTGACAGAATGTACTTTTTTGTAAATATCCCTTATAGAAACTATAAAGTACAATCTACTATGTATCCCATGATTCACCTGTGAAGTAGATGTATGAGACGTATGATCGATCGTGGTCCCTCTCACACTCGCTGCCGTCACAAATGATCACCCAGCAGCTGTAGGGCCCCGTGTCGGCAGCAGAGGGAGCCGTCAGGATCAGCTGACTGTACTTATCGCTCTGCTTGATGCTGGAtgggaacaaaacaaaatcagaccttcacacattcacatcaaGCATGAGGACAAACGGATAATTCCAGCACCTGAGGCGGGAGTCGTTGAAGGTGTCCAGGTAGGTGGGGTAGGACCACCCGATGGAGTTGCCTTTGCACCGCAGCTCCATGTTCCTCCCGGGAGTCAGGCTGGTGATCTGGCCCAGGCGCAGGAAGCGTCCCTTATCCAGAACCTGGGTCAGCAGAGACTGGCCTTTCCCTGCTACGTCTTTTAGTTTGGGGGTTCGTAGCTTCACCCTCTTCCCGCCTGGGCGGATGCGGTTCTCACCCACATCTTTTCTCGCTTGATCTGCTGGCAGGAACCTGGATAAGGGAGGAGGGTGAGAAAGaggttaaagaggccctattacgATATTTGGTGTATTACAACTCgattgtagtcctttgtttacttccatgacATAGTGagatcactatgtaacacttgtgcttctattggctagcgctccaacacaatgtttgtgataggctaaggggcgggacatctctagtagaggcacaaaatacaatgatgtaacctgaaaatgagcttaatatggcccctttaaaagtAATACAGAACAAGTTGCAAAATCCTCTCTGTGCACTGTACGAGCGTCCAGGCTTGTGTTCAGTATGTCTTTCCAAAACAGCGATTCTGTGTTTTCTCCAGCTGTGACAACATTAGAGCAGGAAGTAAGAAATCCTTATTACTGGCACAGAATGTGCAGAACCCAGCCTCTCTTTTTGGCTCTGTATTCCTGAGTGGGCatataagacaaaaacaaaaattcaGTCTGTGGTGTAGTCTTacagggtgtgtttgttttattcttctgAGCAGCATTAATTAGAAGGAAAGGTCAGCAGTAAAGGCCGGTAATGAGAAACGCCTGCTGCATGCCTCAGATGCATCTGCTTTGAGTTGGTCTGCAGAAACACTTTGCAAAAACTCACACAACTTTCATGCAACTTTTACAACTTGCATTTATACAattcaaatataacaaaaaagatGACAGAAATGtcaatcaaatgtttttctttattgatatttttcttATGTTCCTGGTTGCTTCATCATGTGAATTTGATTTACTTCTCTGTCAAACCACCTCCCTTTCTAAGCCCATCACAAAGACCCCAGCCAGTATTGAGTTACACAACCTCAGATTATCTTACCCTCCCACTACCTCCAGGTTAAAATCCAAGTTTGCATGATTAAAATAACAGCCATTTTGCTCCATGAATCTACGAGACAGATGTGGAGACTTCACTCACCATTTTGGAGCTCCACCCAGAGCAGAGCCATGTAGAGCACCACCCAGAGCTTCATGGTGCAGACGGGTCGGTCCGGAGAGGTCAGAGTTGTTTGCTGAGGGGCTCAGGAGGAACTCTGCAGGCTCCAGCTGACCAGTTCAGATGTGCTGCTCCATCCTCACTCActgagaggaaaagggaaaataacTTCTGAGATTTTTTGTTGACTCCCTCTCATCAAACCTGAGGGCAGAAACACAGACTCTGGGGCCCTCTGCAGGAGTTTTGATCATAGAGCTTTGTGAAGGAGAGCTTCACTATTCAAATCTTGAAACACTATAGAAGCCCATATACAACAGTGTGATatattcattaataataataataataataataataataataataataataataataataataacaatattttgaaTTTGGAAAATTGGGTACATTTCTTCCTCATTGTTTCATATGATTTTTCTTAAGTGAATTATTCTATAATGTGTAAATTGAGAAAGTCATTTAGGGTTAATCCCTGAACAGAGAcccctctgtgctgctgtggaaAGGATCATATTTTAACATGATGCACAGCGTGCTACATCCTGATTAGTGCTGTAACTGCAGGTGCTTTGCCCTTTTCTGCTCTCGGTTTAGACCTGCTGTGACAGTGAAGCACCGGCTCTCCACCGTTTTGACCGCTTATAGAAAACTAGTGGTGTGGAGTCGGCCCCAATCAAAAGATATTTTCTCTCTAATCTTAAAAGCATTAAACAACACAAATTGAAATTTGTGTTGaataatttatatttcttatttccaAGATTCCCTAAATTTATCTTTAACATTGAACCACTGAACATAACTTCTTAAAAGTGTAGCCGTACTGAAAGTTAAAACTAGCGTTACCTTGACCCGGTATAACAGTAAAATGCTAGCGACACGTTGATACACAGCACCCGTACACTACAATCATTAATGAAGAAATAtcaagatacattttaaaaaagtactaCCTTTGATATTTTACTTCATATATGGAAGAcgattagggccacatgtgttgttttttgaagaTCTGCCAAAAAGTtccattctttttattttctttgagaATTTGGACTCAAAAAGAGAGACATAATTTTGATCAGATCTCCAACAAAAAGTGTCTGATGTGGCCCTTATCCTCTTCCGTATTTATAATTCTTACTGACTTTTACCTAAATAGGATTTTGAATGGAGAATTGTTACGTGGAGTatgtttaattaagtaaaagtagtctgAGTGTCCGGAGGCATTTACATTGTAAAGCTTTTCAGAAATTACCACATGGGGGCGACAGCTACATTCAAAAATACTTTCCACCAGATTTAATTGAAATTagtttgaaaggtttttttttaaatacatttatttacaataaaaattGGGACCAAAATTCAACCACATtgtaattataaaaaagaaaatactcaaCACGGTGCTACTACTGGAAAATACCTTTATTGTACTGTGTGCAGTGATACTACATCTTGGCACCATAGCTTCTATTTACTTTAACCTCACTGTTAATGTGTAGGTTCAGTACAGTCATATTACCCCTGCTGAGACTAGCTTCTGAATTTGTTCCACATTCATTTAAACCACTGCACATTTCAACCAATCACCAGCATCCTCAGTGTTTGACCTCATGAAAGATTGTAGGCCTAGTGTAAAACACTGGTGCTCAATAAGACTTACAGttaatagaaaaagaaaaaaacggCGGCTCCAGAGGGAAGCATGAAGAATGTGGAACTTGATTCAGTTCAGCACAAAATGTCTAAAAAGCAGAACACACTCCAGGCTTTTGTTTGCTAAATTATGTGTCAAGGGAGaccttattatatatatacagtaatattTGAACTTGTAATACATTGTTTCAAAGTCTAATTTAGTCTAAGATGAAGGTTAATATGCCAGCATGTCTGTATCAAAATAGCACAAAATATCATACAGTGTCATATTCcgaaagtgagaaaaacaataCGAGTAAAACTACTTTTCCGGTAGAGTTCTGTATCAAACAACAGTTTTCATATTCAGATGTAACAGTTCATAGATAAAAACACACCcaagcaaatataaaaaagagaCCCTGTGCTGAATAAAGCCACACTCACCTCAATAACCCTACAGCAAAGATTGATATGATCTGTTACATAACACCTACAGAAGCACTTTGCGTACTTCCATGTCAAAACATGTTAAGTGCCTAAAAACAATGAACATATTGTACATTGgtctaaatcaggggtgtccaaactacggcccgggggccaaatgcggcccgcacgccattttgaatcggccctcagcaaattctaaaagtataactTTTGATTGcttatatgttcaaatatattaatgatcccaatgttcaaataaattcagtcatttagaatttaaaacattttctaacaaatcttagttgataaaagcCCAATAACGTATTTCtgtaacaagcttgaaattgaaccttcatatttactcttattatcagcaatctgaggcttctgttttaaggaatgagctgccaacaaaattaatgaaaccttaaagagagatgggatgtaggctgttttttccttaaaccacttgaaagtatcgcgcattattcacctacatttgatttgttttgctaacttataacttcacttatgaggcaatattcacctctataagtggcccagctctccgtatatatttttctgtatgtggccatCGGTgcaaaaagtttggacacccctggtctaaatGATTATCTTTTTATACATATCATAATTTCAAATCTATGCATATAAAACAATTAACATTGAACAATTAACACAAAACAGCtctaaaatatatgttaacCTTATTATGATGGGCATTTAAGCTAACGTTGCTAATTTCTCCCCGTCCTACACTTTTATCAAAGAACAATAAGTGTTTATACCACAAACTAACGTTACTTTTAATAGTAGTACATAATTGGTGTATCAAAAtctaataataaaacaatggtaCAATAAAAGGATAACACACATTTCCAagatttcacatttaaaaaacccacATGTACAAACCTGACTATACGGAAGCCCTAAGATGCCATTGAgacaacaaaagaaataaaacatttggtgGTTAATTTGCCAAGTCCAACCTAAGTTGGTGTTGATCTTTGTTTACGACTTAAGAAGTTGGTGGAAAAAAGGTTTAGCTCGGAATATCTTTCAATAATACTTCattattttcagtgtgtgaaagaaaacgtttttttatgtaaaaaaaaggtgAGCGTCTTCAGCCTCCAGTGGCCAAAGtaagtattacaacaacaaacaaacataaaacaccCAAAGCCATTTCAATATTATTTCCCCCCACCTATTAttgacttatttttatttttcggGATGAGAATGAAACTTTTGTTCCTCCTTTTTCCAGAGAAAACCATTTAGATTGATCTTTGAAAATTAATCACCAgaattttcttttctcaatTGCCTCTTTGGGCTTCCGTCCATACAAATACAAAGATTAACAGAAAAGTCAAAAAGTGTATCATGCACTAAAAAGTCcatgaagaaagagaaagtgttGCTGCAGTCTTAAATTGACTGATTCACTGTTAAAGTAAATGAACATCACTCTCCAGTGTGTTACCTGTCCTTATTTCTGCCTCCATTCTTTCCATAAAGCGCATTGTGACCTACAGGATGTGTTTCCATCTCAGTGATAGAGCAGCTCCATATCATGCTGCCCCTGATACAGAGTACTGATGCTGCCCTCGCAGGCTGAATGTGCTTATGACCGAGGCACATGGTGAAGCTGTATAAACAGGTGCATCAAGGCAGAGCTGCGGTGTGCTTTTATGCATCTGTCGCCTCACAGAGTCTTTTACTTCTAAAACTGGCTAGTCTTTTCTGGGCAGATGAAACTCTCctggtctcttcctcctgctgcctgCTTCTCCCCGCCAGCTTTCTTATGTTCCTGGTTGTTGCTGTTTGAAGGACCCTGGAGTTTGCGCTGGCGCTCCACACTGTGCCACATTCCGTAGCCAAAGTAGATCAGGAAGCCTAGGATAATGGCAGAGATGTGAGATGCTAAAAGAAACTAGCTAAGGAATCACATTTTTTGTGATTGAGTTTGACATTTGTGGAAAGGCTTGCCTTCTTGCTTAGAGTAATATCAGAAGAGCAATACAACTCTCACATCTGTTCTCTTAATATGAAACAAAAGGCAGGAGACAGTTTGCTTAGCTTGAAACAGACATGGAGAGAAAACTTCaggattttggcctttgcagaccatctacatgcacaaagacctatataacacactacaggaaagaaaatccctaaaagcacaatagggactctttaaacGGGACTCACCCACAGCCATCCACACAGAGAAACGTATCCAAGTATCTCCACTAAGCTGCACCATGAGGTAAATATTGACAAATACGCTCACAATTGGCAGAAAAGGCAGAAGGGGAACCTGTGtagcaagaaa
The DNA window shown above is from Eleginops maclovinus isolate JMC-PN-2008 ecotype Puerto Natales chromosome 23, JC_Emac_rtc_rv5, whole genome shotgun sequence and carries:
- the pdgfrl gene encoding LOW QUALITY PROTEIN: platelet-derived growth factor receptor-like protein (The sequence of the model RefSeq protein was modified relative to this genomic sequence to represent the inferred CDS: inserted 1 base in 1 codon), which codes for MKLWVVLYMALLWVELQNGSCQQIKRXKDVGENRIRPGGKRVKLRTPKLKDVAGKGQSLLTQVLDKGRFLRLGQITSLTPGRNMELRCKGNSIGWSYPTYLDTFNDSRLSIKQSDKYSQLILTAPSAADTGPYSCWVIICDGSECERDHDRSYVSYIYFTDKDNLFVPSAIHFEIVYLRPDRSAVVPCRVTDPQARVSLHREVPPEEITANGTQMTYDPSKGFVLQNPSPEHQGVFYCKAVTKGNPQISTKYQLLYVEVPSGAPFVSLEVSPESVTGGDNVNVTCTVLGEPEMDVSFTWSYPGQDNRPVHIHTSWRLVHRGMSHTTRVSQSVLTVEDLETIDFGNYICKAKNQHGETSVMTNIISK